From Blastochloris viridis, one genomic window encodes:
- a CDS encoding DMT family transporter, protein MVVGLAAGLGAGVLWGLTFVAPAMVAPWTPTQLTLLRFGVFGLSACVVLAASPRASWWPVLRRHWARLLVLGLTGYTLYYLLLAEAVRLAGPALPTLVIGTLPVVMAVAGGLRRPGFRVGRFVLPAALILAALALRLQSAEPGAGGGALAGLGLALLALASWTFYGLANAEFLAARPAIGASAWTALTGVATLATLPPLALLRPADEVFGWPAGADLAVLMGWSAALAWLASWLATWLWNVASGRVPGEMLGYLIVSETVFGLLYAMAAAWHLPTGVELLGIALLIGGVVLGLAAAPKPANG, encoded by the coding sequence ATGGTGGTGGGGCTGGCGGCCGGGCTCGGCGCCGGGGTGCTGTGGGGGCTGACCTTCGTCGCCCCCGCCATGGTGGCACCGTGGACGCCGACCCAGCTCACGCTGCTGCGCTTTGGCGTGTTCGGCCTGTCGGCCTGCGTGGTGCTCGCTGCCAGCCCGCGGGCGTCGTGGTGGCCGGTGCTGAGACGGCACTGGGCGCGGCTGCTGGTGCTCGGCCTCACCGGCTACACCCTCTATTACCTGCTGCTGGCCGAGGCGGTCCGGCTGGCCGGCCCGGCGCTGCCGACCTTGGTGATCGGCACCCTGCCGGTGGTGATGGCGGTGGCCGGGGGCCTGCGCCGGCCGGGCTTCCGCGTCGGCCGGTTCGTGCTGCCGGCGGCGCTGATCCTGGCCGCGCTCGCCCTTCGCCTGCAGTCCGCCGAGCCCGGCGCGGGCGGCGGGGCGCTGGCCGGGCTCGGTCTTGCCTTGCTGGCGCTGGCAAGCTGGACCTTTTACGGTCTGGCCAATGCCGAGTTCCTCGCCGCGCGTCCCGCCATCGGCGCCTCGGCGTGGACGGCGCTGACCGGGGTCGCCACTCTGGCGACGCTGCCGCCTTTGGCCCTGCTGCGGCCGGCGGACGAGGTGTTCGGCTGGCCGGCAGGCGCTGATCTGGCCGTCCTCATGGGGTGGAGCGCCGCCCTCGCGTGGCTCGCATCCTGGCTCGCCACCTGGCTGTGGAACGTGGCGAGCGGGCGCGTGCCCGGCGAGATGCTGGGCTATCTCATCGTGTCAGAGACGGTGTTCGGTCTCCTCTACGCCATGGCGGCGGCGTGGCATCTGCCCACCGGAGTCGAGCTTCTCGGCATCGCCCTTCTCATCGGGGGCGTCGTGCTCGGGCTGGCGGCCGCGCCGAAGCCGGCGAACGGATAA
- a CDS encoding DUF2087 domain-containing protein yields MSRPIFPFHAEDISALARALKSQLDGRDQPPGHVELLNMLARAAGWKNFQHFRARFDGHLDAPLDATIAAPPAPPPVDRRRIERLAKLFDDDGRLTRWPKKFNQQQTCLWVLWSRIPARRRFAEREVNVMLLGHHAFGDYALIRREMIDAGMMTRTPDGGVYRRIEQAPPPDAVALIRALAARSLRAA; encoded by the coding sequence ATGTCCAGACCGATCTTTCCGTTCCATGCGGAGGATATCTCCGCGCTCGCCCGCGCGCTCAAGAGCCAGCTCGACGGCCGCGACCAGCCGCCCGGCCACGTCGAGCTGCTCAACATGCTGGCGCGCGCCGCCGGCTGGAAGAATTTCCAGCACTTCCGCGCCCGGTTCGATGGCCACCTCGATGCCCCCCTCGATGCCACCATCGCGGCGCCTCCTGCGCCGCCGCCGGTCGACCGCAGACGCATCGAACGGCTGGCGAAGCTGTTCGATGACGACGGGCGACTGACGCGCTGGCCGAAGAAGTTCAACCAGCAGCAGACCTGCCTGTGGGTGCTGTGGTCGCGCATCCCGGCCCGGCGGCGCTTCGCCGAGCGCGAGGTGAATGTGATGCTGCTCGGCCATCACGCCTTCGGCGACTACGCCCTCATACGGCGCGAGATGATCGACGCCGGCATGATGACCCGCACGCCCGACGGCGGGGTCTACCGCCGCATCGAGCAGGCGCCGCCGCCCGATGCCGTGGCGCTGATCCGCGCCCTCGCCGCCCGCTCCCTGCGGGCAGCGTGA